From bacterium:
CCTGCGTGATCTGGACACCGACGACACGACCGAGGTCCTGCCCGCGTTCCTGACCATGATCATGATGGCCTTCACCCTGAACCTGGGCATGGGCCTCACCGCGGGACTAGCGGCGTGGCCCCTGCTGAAACTGCTGACCGGCCGGGCGAGGGAAGTGCCCTCCGGCATGTGGGTCCTGGGCGGCGTGTCGGTGCTCTTCTTCGTGATCCATCCCTACTGAGCCGCCCGGCGAGGAGAAACATGACGAGCCTGAAGGACAAGACGGTGATGATCACGGGCGCCAGCTCCGGCATCGGCGCCGCGTGCACGAGGGCCTTCGCCGGGCAGGGCGCGCGCCTGGTCCTGGCGGCCCGTCGCCGCGACCGCCTCGAGAACCTGGCGTCGGAACTGGGCGTAGGGACGGTCACGCTCGCCCTGGACGTGCGCGAGCGCGCGGCGATCGACGAGGCGGCGGCCGTCCTGGCGGACGACCGGCGGGAGATCGACGTGCTCGTCAACAACGCCGGCCTCAGCCTCGGCCTGGATACCTTGCAGGAGGGCGACCCGGCCGACTGGGAGGAGATGATCGACACGAACGTGAAGGGGTTGCTCTGGCTGACGCGAGCCGTCGTGCCGGGGATGGTCGAGCGCGACCGGGGGCACGTGATCAACATCGGTTCGGTCTCCGGACACGACGTCTATCCCGGCGGCGCCGTCTACTGCGCCACCAAGTTCGCGGTGCACGCCATCACCACCGGGCTGCGCATCGACCTCAAGGGAACAAAGGTGCGCGCCTCGCCGGTCGCTCCGGGCATGGTGGAGAGCGAGTTCAGCCGCGTGCGTTTCCACGGCGACGCCGAACGGGCCGACGCCGTCTACCGCAACTTCCCGCCCCTGCAGCCGGCGGACGTGGCCGAGGCGGTCGTCTTCTGCGCCACGCGGCCGCCCCACGTTAACATCGCGGGGCTAATCCTCTGGCCCACGGACCAGAAGACGGTGACCATCAGC
This genomic window contains:
- a CDS encoding SDR family NAD(P)-dependent oxidoreductase, which translates into the protein MTSLKDKTVMITGASSGIGAACTRAFAGQGARLVLAARRRDRLENLASELGVGTVTLALDVRERAAIDEAAAVLADDRREIDVLVNNAGLSLGLDTLQEGDPADWEEMIDTNVKGLLWLTRAVVPGMVERDRGHVINIGSVSGHDVYPGGAVYCATKFAVHAITTGLRIDLKGTKVRASPVAPGMVESEFSRVRFHGDAERADAVYRNFPPLQPADVAEAVVFCATRPPHVNIAGLILWPTDQKTVTISHPRPVD